A genomic window from Eriocheir sinensis breed Jianghai 21 unplaced genomic scaffold, ASM2467909v1 Scaffold805, whole genome shotgun sequence includes:
- the LOC126994495 gene encoding 28S ribosomal protein S17, mitochondrial-like, with protein sequence MASSVQRGALLIGQCIAHKTPNAAKVRVKRLKFDDNLNMYFRKHTNYFAHDPEGVCKTGDIVLIKEMPEKVTVLITHSLVKKVYAFGDITDPITGKKVVVGQYRDHVEQRNEMFGVAEDGSGGFKYAKAPDRGWQEGKTDFTHKVGYQKWHEFEPGHPLHNDPAAS encoded by the exons ATGGCGTCCTCAGTCCAGCGCGGCGCCCTCCTCATCGGCCAGTGTATAGCCCACAAGACTCCCAACGCCGCCAAAGTGAGGGTGAAGCGGCTAAAGTTCGACGATAATCTCAACATG TATTTTCGAAAGCACACAAATTATTTTGCACATGACCCAGAAGGAGTGTGTAAGACTGGTGACATTGTGTTGATCAA GGAGATGCCAGAGAAAGTTACTGTATTAATTACTCACTCATTGGTCAAAAAGGTTTACGCGTTTGGAGATATAACGGATCCCATCACTGGCAAGAAGGTTGTAGTTGGGCAGTATAG GGACCACGTGGAGCAACGGAATGAAATGTTTGGTGTGGCGGAGGACGGGAGTGGTGGCTTCAAGTACGCAAAAGCACCAGACAGAGGTTGGCAGGAAGGCAAAACAGACTTCACACATAAG GTTGGCTACCAGAAGTGGCACGAGTTTGAGCCAGGCCACCCACTACATAATGATCCTGCTGCAAGTTAG
- the LOC126994490 gene encoding cyclin-dependent kinase 20-like — protein sequence MEAYTVVGRIGEGAHGVVVRARHNLTGRLVALKKVPLRRLDHGMPTTALREIKALQQINSQHVMRLLEVFADGAGFVLAFELMLGDLGEMLRDASRPLTRAHVKTYMTMLLSGVAFLHKHNIMHRDLKPANLLISEKGQLKIADLGLCRVFSRQGKRLYSHQVATRWYRAPELLYGARQYREGVDLWAVGCIFAEMINNCPLFPGESDIDQLCVVLQVLGTPSEATWPGLAQLPDYRKITFPECQPVPLSQVLPEASPDALDLVKKFLIYWSEKRIPAAQALQHPYFFTPPAPCPRSQMPLPPLEKPPPPATQEYTTNFPLSALAHALHAHLDPAI from the exons ATGGAGGCGTACACGGTGGTGGGGCGGATCGGTGAGGGCGCGCACGGGGTGGTGGTGCGGGCCCGACACAACCTGACGGGGCGGCTGGTGGCGCTGAAGAAGGTGCCGCTGCGGAGACTGGACCACGGCATGCCCACCACGGCGCTCAGGGAGATCAAGGCACTGCAGCAGATCAACTCACAGCAT GTGATGCGGCTGCTGGAGGTGTTTGCTGACGGGGCGGGCTTCGTGCTGGCCTTCGAACTGATGCTGGGCGACCTGGGCGAGATGCTGAGGGACGCGTCGAGGCCCCTCACTCGCGCCCACGTCAAGACCTACATGACCATGCTGCTCTCGGGCGTCGCCTTCCTGCACAAACACAACATAATGCATAGA GACCTGAAACCCGCCAACCTGCTGATCAGTGAGAAGGGGCAGCTCAAGATAGCGGACCTGGGACTGTGTCGGGTGTTCTCGCGGCAGGGGAAGAGGCTTTACTCCCACCAG GTGGCGACGCGGTGGTACAGGGCGCCGGAGCTGCTGTACGGGGCGCGCCAGTACCGGGAGGGCGTGGACCTGTGGGCAGTGGGCTGTATCTTCGCCGAGATGATCAACAACTGCCCGCTCTTCCCC GGCGAGAGTGACATCGACCAGCTGTGTGTGGTGCTACAGGTGCTGGGCACGCCCTCGGAGGCCACCTGGCCCGGCCTGGCCCAGCTGCCAGACTACAGGAAGATCACCTTcccggagtgccagcccgtgccccTCAGCCAGGTGCTGCCCGAGGCCTCGCCGGACGCCCTCGACCTGGTGAAGAAGTTCCTCATTTACTGGTCGGAGAAGAGGATTCCTGCCGCCCAG gCGCTGCAGCACCCATACTTCTTCACACCCCCCGCCCCCTGCCCGAGGTCCCAGATGCCCCTGCCGCCCCTGGAGAAGCCGCCGCCGCCCGCAACTCAGGAGTACACCACCAACTTCCCCCTCAGCGCCCTGGCCCACGCCCTGCACGCCCACCTCGACCCCGCCATATGA